A genomic window from Leptolyngbya sp. NIES-2104 includes:
- a CDS encoding BTAD domain-containing putative transcriptional regulator, protein MSQLELSLLGSFQVLKNGYPVPHFPYEKVKALLVYLMVEAHAVHHRNALAVLLWSDQTESSARSNLRKALSMLRKILDDRDSAQPLLLTTRNTIQINANHNYTVDVAAFTAHFKAATTHSHSSTDLCLDCVEHLEQAIALYQKEFLSNFALSECDRFEDWLACTREHLHQQAVEVCTQLTTHFEHQQKWNRAKFYAKRQLELEPWNEGAHQALMRALVMDGQRNAALIQYDRCRQILSAELEVEPEYATIALYEQIQNGYFSPINRLPFLSIEQPDAIPSLQIPAQLQASEEPDLVPSPIHSEPVHSATLISNEPIHQSSIRQSSKDRNRMIQKVQSFWIKGVFERSLYESVLIDLELEEHPAALASSWTVEAQSPLSEPSQQCKGTILEVYDALVGTLLILGAPGSGKTTLLLELARSLIERAEQDPNQPIPVVFHLASWSIQSLPIDQWLVEELHDRYQVPRRLAQVWVNEAQVLPLLDGLDEVARSHRESCVEAINEFCKQSWLSNLVVCSRDADYEALTTCLQVQAAVMIQSPTIEQIDAYFSSCGEKLAGVRSLLQHHSGLRDLVNTPLMINILTLAYHGQSIEDVSPDVAPEHWQHTLFTAYVQRMLTRRSSNPAYPPERILTGLSWLARALKQHAQSTFLIERIQPSWLISEAQQRLLAISEIVVVALLLGLVGGLGVGIHAGLATGWNSGMTIWLQHGLRGMLTGLGVGSIAAIGTSAIVGWLTAIQMNTKYQQQRIWYAARLGLAAGGQGISVGIMLGLEFGLGDMLITGFGVGLTAWRFLCPSQITLLEAWGWSWKQMHRGIVPGIVLGASSAIMNGLVYGAMYGAIIGPIVFLLTLIGFGLTSSEIETKILPNQGIRRSGRSALQMSLFMGIPFGIAHAVGYGLTLDWAGAIGNGLSAGLVGCTTLWLMCGGLTCIQHLIIRVFLWKAGVAPWNYAEFLDHAAEQMFLQKVGGGYLFVHRLLLDHFAIAALEP, encoded by the coding sequence ATGTCGCAACTAGAATTGTCGCTTCTAGGGTCGTTTCAAGTTCTTAAGAATGGGTATCCGGTGCCACATTTTCCCTATGAGAAAGTAAAAGCGCTGCTTGTGTATCTCATGGTTGAAGCACACGCGGTCCATCATCGAAATGCCTTGGCGGTTCTACTCTGGTCAGATCAAACAGAGTCATCCGCCCGGAGCAACCTACGGAAAGCGCTATCGATGCTGCGAAAAATCTTGGACGATCGCGATTCCGCTCAGCCCTTACTGCTGACCACGCGCAACACCATTCAAATCAATGCTAACCACAACTACACTGTAGATGTGGCAGCCTTTACAGCCCATTTCAAAGCAGCAACGACCCATTCACATTCATCTACTGATCTTTGTTTAGATTGTGTGGAGCATCTAGAACAAGCGATCGCACTTTATCAAAAAGAATTTCTGTCCAATTTTGCGCTTTCAGAGTGCGATCGCTTTGAGGATTGGCTTGCTTGTACCCGCGAACACCTGCATCAACAAGCAGTAGAAGTTTGTACGCAATTAACCACTCACTTTGAGCATCAGCAGAAATGGAACCGAGCCAAGTTTTATGCAAAACGTCAACTAGAACTGGAACCGTGGAATGAAGGGGCACATCAAGCACTGATGCGTGCATTAGTGATGGACGGGCAGCGTAACGCCGCCTTGATTCAGTACGATCGATGTCGCCAAATTCTCAGTGCGGAGCTTGAAGTCGAACCAGAGTATGCGACGATCGCGCTTTATGAACAAATTCAGAACGGCTACTTTAGCCCAATTAATCGATTGCCCTTCTTGTCGATCGAGCAGCCCGATGCAATACCATCCCTTCAAATACCAGCACAACTTCAGGCTTCTGAAGAACCAGATTTAGTACCTTCCCCAATCCACAGCGAACCAGTTCATTCAGCTACTCTGATTTCCAACGAACCAATCCATCAGAGTTCGATTCGTCAAAGCTCAAAGGATCGCAACCGTATGATCCAAAAAGTTCAAAGCTTTTGGATCAAAGGAGTATTTGAGCGATCCCTGTATGAATCGGTCTTGATCGACTTAGAACTAGAAGAACATCCAGCGGCATTGGCTTCTTCCTGGACGGTTGAAGCTCAGTCTCCTCTTTCTGAGCCGTCGCAACAGTGTAAAGGCACGATTCTTGAGGTTTACGATGCCCTAGTCGGAACGCTGTTAATTCTGGGGGCACCGGGTTCTGGAAAAACAACCTTGCTCCTAGAATTAGCTCGATCGCTGATTGAGCGGGCAGAACAAGATCCAAATCAGCCAATTCCGGTTGTCTTTCATCTTGCCTCCTGGTCGATTCAATCATTGCCAATTGATCAATGGCTCGTTGAAGAACTCCACGATCGCTATCAAGTGCCCCGCCGCCTTGCTCAAGTCTGGGTTAACGAGGCTCAGGTGCTTCCGCTGCTCGATGGACTTGATGAAGTGGCGCGATCGCATCGAGAATCTTGTGTTGAAGCGATTAATGAATTTTGCAAGCAGTCCTGGCTATCAAATCTAGTCGTTTGCAGTCGAGATGCCGATTATGAGGCACTTACGACTTGTCTTCAGGTTCAAGCTGCGGTGATGATTCAATCGCCAACGATTGAGCAAATCGATGCTTACTTCTCAAGCTGTGGTGAAAAATTGGCAGGAGTACGATCGCTGCTCCAACATCATTCAGGATTGCGTGACCTGGTCAATACGCCCTTAATGATCAACATTCTGACGCTTGCTTACCACGGGCAATCGATCGAGGACGTATCGCCTGACGTTGCTCCAGAACACTGGCAGCACACGCTGTTTACAGCCTACGTTCAGCGAATGTTGACTCGCCGTAGCTCAAACCCTGCTTATCCGCCTGAGCGCATTCTAACTGGATTGTCGTGGCTTGCCAGAGCCTTAAAACAGCACGCTCAGTCTACTTTTCTAATCGAGCGGATTCAGCCCTCTTGGTTAATCTCCGAAGCACAACAGCGCCTGCTCGCTATTAGTGAAATCGTTGTTGTGGCGCTGCTACTGGGATTAGTTGGCGGGCTAGGTGTAGGAATTCATGCGGGGTTAGCAACGGGCTGGAATAGCGGCATGACAATCTGGTTGCAACATGGATTACGAGGAATGTTGACTGGCTTAGGCGTTGGGTCGATCGCGGCAATTGGAACAAGTGCGATCGTCGGCTGGCTGACCGCAATTCAAATGAATACGAAATATCAGCAACAGCGAATCTGGTATGCTGCTCGGCTAGGACTTGCGGCAGGTGGACAGGGAATTTCTGTAGGGATCATGCTGGGACTTGAATTTGGTTTGGGCGATATGTTGATTACCGGATTCGGTGTGGGACTGACGGCTTGGCGGTTCTTGTGTCCTAGCCAGATTACTCTTTTAGAAGCTTGGGGCTGGTCATGGAAGCAAATGCACCGGGGCATTGTCCCTGGGATTGTTCTCGGTGCATCATCTGCTATCATGAACGGTCTCGTATACGGCGCGATGTACGGTGCAATCATTGGTCCAATTGTTTTTCTACTAACGCTCATTGGATTTGGACTGACGAGCAGTGAAATCGAAACCAAAATCCTCCCAAATCAGGGAATTCGCCGCTCTGGGCGAAGCGCATTGCAAATGAGTCTTTTTATGGGCATTCCTTTCGGAATTGCTCACGCTGTAGGGTATGGACTTACCCTTGACTGGGCAGGAGCAATTGGGAATGGGTTGAGTGCTGGATTGGTCGGCTGCACTACACTCTGGCTGATGTGCGGTGGTTTGACCTGTATTCAGCATCTAATTATCCGGGTTTTCCTCTGGAAAGCGGGCGTTGCCCCTTGGAACTATGCTGAATTTCTCGATCACGCCGCAGAGCAAATGTTTCTGCAAAAGGTGGGCGGTGGCTATTTGTTCGTTCACCGTTTACTACTAGATCATTTTGCGATCGCTGCTTTAGAGCCATAG
- the urtC gene encoding urea ABC transporter permease subunit UrtC → MAEVIGKIQRATNVPKRLIVISAVLLLILFVFPLVAGSFQTNLMAKLLLFGTLAVSLDLVWGFTGILSFAHGVFFTLGGYAMAYYLKLNLSASANTYGVALPDFMVWNGLKELPWFIAPLQFFPIAAIAMIAIPAGFAYIIGWFIFRSKVSGVYITIITLAISSALTTFFVSQQAFTGGTNGITDVSKLSFFGIVVPQLGLYYIILFFTAFVIAGSWWLTQSNFGLILRSVKENEQRISYLGYDVASFKIFIWTLSAGIAGIAGGLFVPLNRFISPVYLAVAFGTQIVIWVAVGGRGTLFGPVIAAILLGQLQNSVDRVTQDWQLIVGIILLAVVLFLPNGLMSLLPKKFRFTEINRIVLPRGSSSTAGFVRVELFDWYTPLVRLIQSVRSKR, encoded by the coding sequence ATGGCGGAAGTCATTGGAAAAATTCAAAGAGCAACAAATGTACCGAAACGGTTAATTGTAATCAGTGCAGTTCTGCTGCTAATTCTGTTCGTATTCCCACTCGTCGCAGGCAGCTTTCAAACAAATTTGATGGCAAAGCTGCTATTGTTTGGAACTTTAGCGGTTTCGCTCGATCTGGTTTGGGGATTTACTGGGATTCTGAGCTTTGCCCACGGTGTCTTTTTCACACTGGGCGGGTATGCGATGGCGTACTATCTTAAGCTAAACTTGTCAGCCTCCGCGAATACTTATGGAGTTGCACTGCCGGACTTCATGGTGTGGAACGGACTCAAAGAGCTACCTTGGTTTATTGCACCCTTACAGTTTTTCCCGATCGCCGCGATCGCAATGATCGCGATTCCTGCCGGATTTGCCTATATCATCGGCTGGTTTATCTTTCGCTCTAAAGTGAGTGGAGTTTACATCACGATCATTACCCTGGCGATTTCGTCCGCGCTGACGACCTTCTTTGTGAGTCAACAAGCATTTACTGGCGGCACAAACGGCATCACAGATGTTTCAAAGCTGAGCTTCTTCGGCATTGTTGTACCCCAGCTTGGTCTTTACTACATCATTCTGTTTTTTACAGCATTTGTGATTGCTGGTAGCTGGTGGTTGACGCAATCAAATTTTGGATTGATTCTACGATCAGTTAAAGAAAACGAACAGCGCATTTCTTACTTGGGCTATGATGTCGCGAGCTTCAAGATCTTCATCTGGACATTATCAGCGGGAATTGCCGGAATTGCAGGTGGCTTGTTTGTGCCGCTCAACAGATTTATTTCTCCGGTGTATCTTGCCGTTGCATTTGGAACGCAGATTGTGATTTGGGTAGCGGTTGGCGGTCGAGGAACATTGTTCGGACCTGTAATCGCAGCGATTTTGCTCGGACAGCTACAGAACTCAGTCGATCGTGTTACGCAGGATTGGCAATTGATTGTTGGCATCATTCTTTTAGCAGTGGTGCTATTTTTGCCGAATGGCTTGATGAGTCTGCTGCCGAAGAAGTTTCGCTTTACTGAAATCAATCGAATTGTCCTACCAAGAGGGTCTAGCTCTACGGCTGGATTTGTACGAGTTGAACTATTCGATTGGTACACGCCCTTAGTTCGGTTGATTCAAAGTGTTCGCAGTAAACGGTGA
- the fmdA gene encoding formamidase, whose translation MPKTLFKVDLTKPMDQQELPGHNRWHPDIPAVVSVNPGDVFRIECKDWTDGQIKDNDSPDDIRDVDLSVVHVLSGPIWVNGAEPGDILVVDLVDIGALQGDEWGFTGIFDKKNGGGFLTDHFPSAAKAIWDFQGIYTSSRHIPGVKFAGITHPGLIGCAPSHELLAKWNKRETELMTTQPDRRTYGAGINIDGVPVLATLPNPTNAILGTLDKSEYDRVAAEAARTVPPREHGGNCDIKNLSRGTRIYFPVYVEGAKLSMGDIHFSQGDGEISFCGAIEMSGYIDLHVDIIKGGVDKYSMVNPIFKPGPVEPNYSEYLVFEGISVDEFTGKQYFMDVHIAYRQACLNAIEYLKKFGFTGEQAYLLLSCAPVEGRVSGIVDVPNACCTLAIPTAIFDQNILPV comes from the coding sequence ATGCCCAAGACTCTATTCAAAGTTGATCTCACGAAACCAATGGATCAGCAAGAGCTACCAGGACACAATCGTTGGCATCCAGATATTCCAGCCGTTGTTTCAGTGAATCCGGGTGATGTGTTTCGGATTGAATGCAAAGATTGGACAGATGGACAAATCAAAGATAATGATAGTCCTGATGATATTCGAGATGTTGATCTCAGTGTTGTTCATGTACTGAGTGGTCCAATCTGGGTGAATGGGGCTGAGCCGGGAGACATCCTCGTTGTTGATCTAGTTGATATTGGAGCCTTGCAAGGGGATGAGTGGGGCTTTACAGGCATTTTTGACAAGAAGAATGGAGGAGGATTTTTAACGGATCATTTTCCATCTGCTGCAAAAGCGATTTGGGATTTTCAAGGAATTTACACTTCATCTCGTCACATTCCAGGTGTTAAATTTGCCGGAATTACTCATCCTGGTTTGATCGGTTGCGCTCCTTCGCATGAACTATTGGCGAAGTGGAACAAGCGAGAAACGGAACTGATGACAACTCAGCCCGATCGACGAACGTACGGGGCAGGTATTAACATCGATGGCGTTCCAGTGCTTGCAACCTTGCCCAATCCAACCAATGCCATTCTAGGAACATTAGACAAGTCAGAATACGATCGCGTTGCGGCTGAAGCGGCTCGTACTGTTCCACCACGAGAACATGGAGGGAACTGCGACATCAAGAATTTGTCGAGAGGAACGCGCATCTACTTCCCGGTTTACGTAGAAGGCGCAAAGCTATCAATGGGTGACATCCACTTTTCACAAGGAGATGGTGAAATCTCATTCTGCGGCGCGATCGAGATGTCTGGCTATATCGATCTCCACGTAGACATCATCAAAGGTGGTGTGGACAAGTACAGCATGGTCAACCCGATTTTTAAGCCGGGACCTGTTGAACCTAACTACTCTGAGTACCTTGTGTTTGAAGGAATCTCAGTTGATGAATTTACAGGCAAGCAGTACTTCATGGATGTGCATATTGCTTACCGTCAGGCTTGTTTGAATGCGATCGAGTATCTCAAAAAGTTCGGGTTCACCGGAGAGCAAGCTTACTTACTGTTAAGCTGTGCGCCTGTGGAGGGTCGAGTGAGCGGCATTGTGGATGTTCCAAATGCTTGTTGTACCTTGGCAATTCCAACCGCGATCTTTGATCAAAACATTCTGCCCGTTTAG
- the urtB gene encoding urea ABC transporter permease subunit UrtB translates to MIPHTISIDHPIASIANSIIYLAQSPTVKEFDLISFANQLLNGLGIVGILLLTGLGLAITFGVMRIINLAHGEFIMLGAYTTFVLQSTFKMDLLLTIPFSFLFTAIVGAIVELTIIRRLYGRPLETLLATWGLSIVLQGVVKLIFTAQLKYVKAPPYIRGNWTLFEAGGQAVQISIYRLFIILMALLLLALTAYLLYGTPLGREVRAVTQNRDMAKCLGVNTSLVDMATFAYGCGLAGVAGTVISSLKSVAPPMGQDYLVDAWMTVVTGGVDRLIGVLAGAFLIGQSNAALAYLLNDPTARVIVLAAVIVLIRYRPEGLFTVQKRG, encoded by the coding sequence TTGATACCTCACACCATTTCGATAGATCATCCAATTGCCTCGATCGCGAATTCGATCATCTATCTTGCACAGTCTCCGACCGTGAAAGAATTTGATCTGATCTCGTTTGCAAATCAGCTTCTCAACGGGCTGGGGATCGTAGGCATTCTTCTGCTCACAGGGCTGGGGTTAGCAATTACTTTCGGAGTGATGCGGATTATCAATCTTGCACACGGCGAATTTATCATGCTAGGCGCTTACACAACCTTTGTGCTTCAGAGTACCTTTAAGATGGATTTGCTCCTAACCATTCCATTTTCGTTTCTGTTTACCGCGATCGTAGGTGCGATCGTAGAACTAACGATTATTCGCCGCCTTTACGGTCGCCCTTTAGAAACGCTCTTGGCGACTTGGGGGTTGAGTATTGTCCTTCAAGGGGTCGTTAAGCTCATTTTTACGGCTCAGTTGAAGTACGTGAAAGCGCCGCCTTACATTCGCGGCAACTGGACTTTATTTGAAGCAGGAGGACAGGCAGTTCAAATTTCGATCTATCGCTTGTTCATCATTCTGATGGCGCTGTTATTGTTAGCGCTAACTGCCTACTTACTGTATGGCACACCCCTAGGGCGGGAAGTTCGGGCGGTAACCCAGAACCGAGATATGGCGAAGTGTCTGGGCGTAAATACCAGCCTCGTTGACATGGCAACGTTTGCTTATGGATGTGGTTTAGCAGGGGTTGCTGGAACTGTCATATCTTCGCTAAAAAGTGTCGCTCCACCGATGGGGCAGGATTATCTCGTGGATGCTTGGATGACGGTTGTTACCGGAGGAGTCGATCGACTGATCGGAGTGTTAGCAGGTGCGTTTCTGATTGGGCAATCGAATGCTGCGCTTGCCTATTTGCTCAACGATCCGACTGCTAGAGTGATTGTGTTAGCAGCCGTGATTGTGCTGATTCGCTATCGCCCAGAAGGTTTGTTCACGGTTCAGAAGCGGGGCTAA
- the urtE gene encoding urea ABC transporter ATP-binding subunit UrtE, which produces MNKLTKLLELTDVTVSYDQTPVLFGVNMTIEQGEIACILGRNGVGKTTLLRSVIGLNKVMSGNIVFDADEITKIPTFKRARYGIAYIPQGREIIPYLSVLDNLKLGMSAVGKKRRKIPDEIFEFFPMLKQHLNRQGGLLSGGQQQQLAIARGLLSNPKIMLLDEPTEGIQPSIVQEIEETLKRINCEKGITVVVVEQKIDFARQLAQKFFIMEKGAIVANGETSELTDALVHQYLAV; this is translated from the coding sequence GTGAACAAATTGACAAAGCTGCTTGAACTGACAGATGTCACTGTTTCGTATGATCAGACCCCGGTTCTCTTCGGGGTCAATATGACGATCGAGCAAGGTGAAATTGCCTGCATTCTCGGTCGAAATGGAGTTGGTAAAACAACCTTGCTCAGAAGTGTCATTGGATTAAACAAAGTGATGTCCGGTAACATTGTGTTTGATGCGGACGAGATCACGAAAATTCCTACGTTTAAACGCGCTCGTTATGGCATTGCGTACATTCCTCAAGGGCGCGAGATTATTCCTTACCTATCTGTTCTCGACAACCTCAAGCTGGGAATGTCGGCGGTAGGAAAGAAGCGTCGCAAGATTCCTGATGAAATCTTTGAGTTTTTCCCGATGCTCAAGCAGCACCTAAATCGCCAAGGTGGATTGTTGAGCGGTGGACAACAACAACAACTTGCGATCGCTCGTGGACTATTGAGCAATCCCAAGATCATGTTGCTCGATGAGCCGACCGAAGGAATTCAACCGTCGATCGTGCAGGAAATCGAAGAGACGCTGAAACGAATTAATTGCGAAAAGGGGATCACTGTGGTGGTGGTTGAACAAAAGATTGATTTTGCTCGGCAACTGGCTCAGAAGTTTTTCATTATGGAAAAGGGAGCGATCGTTGCAAACGGTGAAACATCTGAGTTAACGGATGCACTGGTTCACCAATATTTGGCGGTGTAG
- a CDS encoding cytochrome P450, with amino-acid sequence MPFGGGSRRCIGAEFAKLEMKLIVATILKQMQLAAVDRGEIRPVRYGITMAPPTDLKLKVLKPMEIAPLR; translated from the coding sequence CTGCCGTTTGGGGGCGGGTCACGGCGGTGTATTGGGGCAGAATTTGCCAAGTTAGAGATGAAGCTGATTGTGGCAACCATCCTAAAACAGATGCAGCTTGCAGCCGTTGACAGGGGTGAGATTCGCCCGGTGCGGTATGGCATTACAATGGCTCCACCGACCGACCTAAAGTTGAAGGTGCTGAAGCCAATGGAAATTGCACCGTTGCGATAA
- a CDS encoding ABC transporter substrate-binding protein, with protein MKSRTPRIVGGISRRRFIQYGSLALGTSVVAACSSGGSDTVATSSGTATGVSSPSGDGIKVGVLYSTTGTIAIVEKSLQDATFLAVEQINEGKGPWSGKQGINGKKIDMVVVNPDSNWDLYNQMAKRLIDEDKVACVLGCYTSASRKSVLPVFEEKDKLLYYPVYYEGNECSSNVFYTGAAPNQQITDSIPFCAKTFGKKGFFIGSDYIYPKESNRIAKAELVKAGGEVVGDEYAALGTTEFITIINKIKQAKPNFILSNLVGDSIPAFYKQLKDSGITSKDIPIMAYPTTEEEIQAMGPEFAEGHYTSFNYFQTVDTPENKAFVEQFKAKFGPDRVTNGVMEAAYFQTFFMAQAMEKALKEGKELNTASLREATRGQVFKAPQGTVKIDPENYHTYLYSRIGKWKGDGQAEIVFTTEAAVKPIPWSQALYKGRICVHQAPDKRSNPIVETNKDLAVELLKI; from the coding sequence ATGAAGTCGCGCACACCTCGGATTGTAGGCGGAATTAGTCGTCGTCGGTTTATTCAGTATGGTTCTTTAGCGCTGGGTACCAGTGTTGTTGCTGCTTGTTCGAGTGGAGGTAGTGACACAGTTGCTACAAGCAGTGGAACTGCAACAGGAGTCTCTTCGCCTTCGGGTGATGGGATCAAGGTGGGAGTTCTGTATTCAACGACGGGTACGATCGCGATCGTAGAAAAGTCTTTGCAAGATGCAACATTCCTCGCAGTTGAGCAAATCAATGAGGGGAAAGGTCCTTGGTCAGGCAAGCAGGGCATCAATGGTAAAAAGATCGACATGGTGGTCGTGAATCCTGACTCAAATTGGGATTTATACAACCAAATGGCAAAGCGCCTGATCGACGAAGATAAAGTCGCTTGTGTGTTGGGCTGTTACACCTCCGCCAGTCGTAAGTCGGTACTGCCTGTATTCGAGGAAAAAGACAAGCTGCTGTATTACCCGGTCTACTACGAAGGGAATGAATGCAGTTCTAATGTGTTCTACACCGGAGCAGCACCGAACCAGCAAATTACTGACTCGATCCCATTCTGTGCGAAGACGTTTGGTAAGAAAGGCTTCTTTATCGGCTCTGACTACATCTATCCGAAAGAAAGTAACCGGATTGCAAAAGCAGAGTTAGTCAAAGCAGGCGGCGAAGTCGTGGGTGATGAATATGCGGCGTTAGGTACGACAGAATTCATTACTATCATCAACAAGATCAAGCAGGCAAAGCCAAACTTTATTCTCAGCAATCTGGTGGGTGATAGTATTCCTGCGTTTTACAAGCAGTTGAAAGATTCGGGAATTACCTCGAAAGACATTCCCATCATGGCTTATCCCACCACTGAGGAAGAAATTCAGGCAATGGGTCCTGAATTTGCTGAGGGGCACTATACCAGTTTTAACTACTTCCAAACTGTGGATACGCCCGAAAACAAGGCGTTTGTGGAACAGTTTAAAGCGAAGTTTGGACCCGATCGAGTCACAAACGGCGTGATGGAAGCTGCCTACTTCCAAACCTTCTTCATGGCGCAGGCAATGGAAAAAGCCCTCAAAGAAGGAAAGGAACTCAATACAGCCAGTTTGCGAGAAGCCACTCGTGGACAAGTCTTCAAAGCGCCTCAAGGAACAGTCAAAATTGACCCAGAAAACTATCACACCTATCTGTATTCTCGGATTGGTAAGTGGAAGGGAGACGGACAGGCTGAAATTGTCTTCACGACTGAGGCAGCCGTAAAACCGATTCCTTGGAGCCAAGCGCTCTACAAAGGTCGAATTTGTGTTCACCAAGCTCCAGATAAGCGCAGCAATCCGATCGTTGAAACGAACAAAGATCTGGCAGTCGAGCTTCTAAAGATTTAG
- a CDS encoding zinc ribbon domain-containing protein, producing MSNTPMPLYEFKCGDCGVFDVWRSLAESSDPALCPDCNQPGRRMFSPPAVLSSSLRLKQENREPQLVKRDREPKAPQLQNHSGSRPWMIGH from the coding sequence GTGAGCAACACGCCTATGCCTCTCTATGAGTTCAAATGCGGTGATTGCGGTGTGTTCGATGTTTGGCGATCGCTCGCTGAATCAAGCGATCCTGCACTGTGTCCAGACTGCAATCAGCCCGGAAGACGAATGTTTTCACCGCCCGCCGTTTTGTCTAGTTCGCTGCGCTTGAAGCAGGAAAATCGAGAACCACAGTTAGTCAAACGCGATCGAGAACCTAAAGCACCTCAACTTCAGAATCATTCAGGCAGTCGCCCTTGGATGATTGGACACTAG
- the urtD gene encoding urea ABC transporter ATP-binding protein UrtD, producing the protein MQADSRTEPVLSVQDLKVVFSGFKALKGVDLEVADREIVTIIGPNGAGKSTLLDAIVGKSPVASGHVFYHGREITNSSPYDIARMGIGRKFQNPNVYNELSVFENLLLALKGSHSVLASIRSKLTRAKREKIELVLDRIGLLDKGYAKVSSLSHGQKQWVEIGMVIAQDPTVVLLDEPTAGMTTDETFATGDIIQSIAQAHSVVVIEHDMEFVKQIAERIVVLHQGEKLAEGSVQEIQSNNQVIEVYLGREQIDKAA; encoded by the coding sequence ATGCAAGCAGACTCTAGAACGGAACCTGTTCTATCTGTTCAAGATCTCAAGGTTGTCTTCTCTGGCTTCAAAGCGCTCAAGGGCGTTGATTTAGAGGTTGCAGACCGAGAGATTGTAACGATCATTGGACCAAACGGAGCAGGCAAAAGTACGCTACTCGATGCGATCGTCGGCAAATCACCCGTTGCATCCGGTCATGTTTTCTATCACGGGCGCGAGATTACGAATTCCAGTCCATACGACATTGCACGAATGGGCATCGGTCGCAAATTTCAAAACCCGAACGTCTACAACGAACTCTCTGTGTTTGAGAATCTGTTATTAGCGCTCAAAGGGTCGCATAGTGTCTTGGCATCGATTCGCTCAAAATTAACTCGTGCAAAACGAGAAAAGATTGAATTAGTACTCGATCGCATTGGACTCCTCGATAAAGGCTATGCCAAAGTTTCTTCGCTGTCTCACGGACAGAAACAATGGGTTGAGATTGGCATGGTGATTGCTCAAGATCCGACCGTTGTACTGCTCGATGAACCGACCGCAGGCATGACGACTGACGAAACTTTTGCAACGGGCGACATTATTCAATCGATCGCTCAAGCTCATTCGGTTGTCGTCATCGAACACGATATGGAATTTGTTAAACAAATCGCTGAGCGCATTGTAGTACTCCACCAAGGCGAGAAGTTAGCAGAAGGATCAGTCCAGGAGATTCAATCAAACAATCAAGTCATTGAGGTGTATTTAGGTCGTGAACAAATTGACAAAGCTGCTTGA